A genomic region of Gossypium hirsutum isolate 1008001.06 chromosome D01, Gossypium_hirsutum_v2.1, whole genome shotgun sequence contains the following coding sequences:
- the LOC107962383 gene encoding RHOMBOID-like protein 3 isoform X1 — MAANEIFRPVRSTPNQISHTFGEHFSFPLQPPSLSPQSECPPSKRLEKLGALKWDKVVHGNQTWRLITCIWLHAGVIHLLANMLSLIFIGIRLEQQFGFSTLSVPFCSGSVLSSLFIQRSISVGASGALFGLLGAMLSELLTNWTIYTNKAAALITLTVIIVINLAVRILPHVDNFAHIGGFLTGFLLGFVLLLRPQFGWVGRKHLPASARVTSKHKAYQYLFLVIAMVLLIVGFTMGLVMLFRGENGHDHCSWCHYLSCVPTSKWHCGN, encoded by the exons ATGGCCGCCAATGAAATCTTCAGGCCAGTCCGATCGACCCCAAACCAAATCAGTCATACATTTGGGGAGCATTTCTCATTTCCTCTACAACCACCATCTCTCTCACCACAGTCGGAGTGTCCTCCATCCAAAAG ATTGGAAAAATTGGGAGCCTTAAAATGGGACAAGGTAGTGCATGGCAATCAAACGTGGAGGCTTATCACTTGCATCTGGCTGCACGCTGGTGTTATTCATCTTCTTGCAAACATGTTGAGCTTGATCTTCATTGGAATTCGCCTTGAACAACAATTTGGATTCAGTACGTTATCTGTTCCCTTTTGCAGTGGTAGCGTACTATCGTCTCTTTTCATTCAACGTAGCATTTCTGTTGGTGCCTCTGGTGCTTTATTTGGCCTTCTTGGAGCAATGTTGTCAGAGCTGCTGACTAATTGGACTATCTATACAAATAAG GCTGCAGCTCTGATCACACTCACGGTCATCATTGTCATTAACTTAGCAGTGAGGATTCTTCCTCACGTCGACAACTTTGCGCATATTGGAGGTTTCTTAACCGGTTTTCTCCTCGGGTTCGTTTTGCTGCTTCGTCCCCAATTCGGGTGGGTGGGACGTAAACATCTTCCTGCCAGTGCTCGTGTAACATCTAAGCATAAAGCATACCAATACCTATTTTTGGTGATAGCTATGGTTTTACTCATTGTTGG TTTCACAATGGGGTTGGTAATGCTGTTTAGAGGAGAGAATGGACATGACCATTGCAGCTGGTGCCATTACCTGAGCTGTGTTCCTACATCAAAATGGCACTGTGGGAACTAA
- the LOC107962383 gene encoding RHOMBOID-like protein 3 isoform X3, with protein MACLEIMDWIGKIGSLKMGQGSAWQSNVEAYHLHLAARCGSVLSSLFIQRSISVGASGALFGLLGAMLSELLTNWTIYTNKAAALITLTVIIVINLAVRILPHVDNFAHIGGFLTGFLLGFVLLLRPQFGWVGRKHLPASARVTSKHKAYQYLFLVIAMVLLIVGFTMGLVMLFRGENGHDHCSWCHYLSCVPTSKWHCGN; from the exons ATGGCATGTCTGGAAATCATGGACTGG ATTGGAAAAATTGGGAGCCTTAAAATGGGACAAGGTAGTGCATGGCAATCAAACGTGGAGGCTTATCACTTGCATCTGGCTGCACGCTG TGGTAGCGTACTATCGTCTCTTTTCATTCAACGTAGCATTTCTGTTGGTGCCTCTGGTGCTTTATTTGGCCTTCTTGGAGCAATGTTGTCAGAGCTGCTGACTAATTGGACTATCTATACAAATAAG GCTGCAGCTCTGATCACACTCACGGTCATCATTGTCATTAACTTAGCAGTGAGGATTCTTCCTCACGTCGACAACTTTGCGCATATTGGAGGTTTCTTAACCGGTTTTCTCCTCGGGTTCGTTTTGCTGCTTCGTCCCCAATTCGGGTGGGTGGGACGTAAACATCTTCCTGCCAGTGCTCGTGTAACATCTAAGCATAAAGCATACCAATACCTATTTTTGGTGATAGCTATGGTTTTACTCATTGTTGG TTTCACAATGGGGTTGGTAATGCTGTTTAGAGGAGAGAATGGACATGACCATTGCAGCTGGTGCCATTACCTGAGCTGTGTTCCTACATCAAAATGGCACTGTGGGAACTAA
- the LOC107962383 gene encoding RHOMBOID-like protein 3 isoform X2, with amino-acid sequence MSSLIIASCVILCCSFSSSFRLEKLGALKWDKVVHGNQTWRLITCIWLHAGVIHLLANMLSLIFIGIRLEQQFGFSTLSVPFCSGSVLSSLFIQRSISVGASGALFGLLGAMLSELLTNWTIYTNKAAALITLTVIIVINLAVRILPHVDNFAHIGGFLTGFLLGFVLLLRPQFGWVGRKHLPASARVTSKHKAYQYLFLVIAMVLLIVGFTMGLVMLFRGENGHDHCSWCHYLSCVPTSKWHCGN; translated from the exons ATGTCGTCGTTGATAATCGCGAGTTGTGTAATTTTATGTTGTTCTTTCTCCTCCTCCTTCAGATTGGAAAAATTGGGAGCCTTAAAATGGGACAAGGTAGTGCATGGCAATCAAACGTGGAGGCTTATCACTTGCATCTGGCTGCACGCTGGTGTTATTCATCTTCTTGCAAACATGTTGAGCTTGATCTTCATTGGAATTCGCCTTGAACAACAATTTGGATTCAGTACGTTATCTGTTCCCTTTTGCAGTGGTAGCGTACTATCGTCTCTTTTCATTCAACGTAGCATTTCTGTTGGTGCCTCTGGTGCTTTATTTGGCCTTCTTGGAGCAATGTTGTCAGAGCTGCTGACTAATTGGACTATCTATACAAATAAG GCTGCAGCTCTGATCACACTCACGGTCATCATTGTCATTAACTTAGCAGTGAGGATTCTTCCTCACGTCGACAACTTTGCGCATATTGGAGGTTTCTTAACCGGTTTTCTCCTCGGGTTCGTTTTGCTGCTTCGTCCCCAATTCGGGTGGGTGGGACGTAAACATCTTCCTGCCAGTGCTCGTGTAACATCTAAGCATAAAGCATACCAATACCTATTTTTGGTGATAGCTATGGTTTTACTCATTGTTGG TTTCACAATGGGGTTGGTAATGCTGTTTAGAGGAGAGAATGGACATGACCATTGCAGCTGGTGCCATTACCTGAGCTGTGTTCCTACATCAAAATGGCACTGTGGGAACTAA